In a single window of the Streptomyces sp. HUAS ZL42 genome:
- a CDS encoding FAD-dependent oxidoreductase, with translation MATTPSPSDAPISGRHRVAVIGGGSAGISVAARLRRAGVTDITLIEPSDTHWYQPLWTLVGGGQAPLHTTRRPEGSVIPDGVRWIRRRALAVDPDAHTVTLSGGDELTYEYLVMAPGLQLDWDGVPGLAEAVGHDGVSSNYAPEYAPRTWDLIKQTRSGTAVFTHPATPLKCGGAPQKIAYLAADHWRRRKVLDDIRIILVIPDPAMFKVPAWSQVLEKVATRYGIEVRLRSEMTAVDGDAREVTVTDHANGTKETIGYDLLHAVPPQSAPDWIKTGRLADPASPQGFVAADKHTLQHPHHDNVFALGDVANLPTSKTGAAVRKQAPVVAGNLLDVMNGRSPSHRYDGYTSCPLVTARDRMLLAEFDYDLNPTPTFPLLDPFKERRTMWLFKRYGLPPLYWHGMLTGRL, from the coding sequence TTGGCCACCACCCCCTCACCCTCCGACGCACCGATCTCCGGCCGCCACCGCGTCGCCGTCATCGGCGGCGGCAGCGCCGGCATTAGCGTCGCCGCCCGCCTGCGCCGCGCCGGCGTCACCGACATCACCCTGATCGAACCCTCCGACACCCACTGGTACCAGCCCCTATGGACCCTCGTCGGAGGCGGCCAGGCACCCCTGCACACCACCCGCCGCCCCGAAGGATCCGTCATCCCCGACGGGGTACGGTGGATTCGCCGACGCGCCCTGGCCGTCGACCCCGACGCTCACACGGTGACCCTGTCCGGAGGCGACGAACTCACCTACGAGTACCTGGTCATGGCGCCCGGTCTCCAACTCGACTGGGACGGCGTACCCGGTCTCGCCGAGGCCGTCGGCCACGACGGGGTGAGCAGCAACTACGCGCCCGAGTACGCCCCGCGCACCTGGGATCTGATCAAGCAGACGCGCTCCGGCACGGCCGTCTTCACCCATCCGGCCACTCCGCTGAAGTGCGGCGGAGCCCCGCAGAAGATCGCCTACCTTGCCGCCGATCACTGGCGCAGGCGCAAGGTCCTGGACGACATCCGCATCATCCTGGTGATCCCCGACCCGGCGATGTTCAAGGTGCCCGCCTGGTCGCAGGTGCTGGAGAAGGTGGCCACCCGATACGGCATCGAGGTGCGGCTGCGCTCGGAGATGACCGCCGTCGACGGCGACGCCCGCGAAGTCACCGTCACCGACCACGCCAACGGCACCAAGGAGACCATCGGTTACGACCTCCTGCACGCCGTCCCGCCACAGAGCGCGCCCGACTGGATCAAGACGGGCCGGCTTGCCGATCCGGCAAGCCCGCAGGGGTTCGTCGCCGCCGACAAGCACACCCTTCAACACCCGCACCACGACAACGTCTTCGCCCTCGGGGATGTGGCGAACCTGCCCACCTCCAAGACCGGTGCCGCAGTGCGCAAGCAGGCTCCCGTCGTAGCCGGAAACCTGCTCGACGTCATGAACGGCCGTTCCCCGTCGCACCGGTACGACGGCTACACGTCCTGCCCACTGGTGACCGCCCGGGACCGGATGCTGCTCGCCGAGTTCGACTACGACCTCAACCCCACACCCACGTTCCCGCTGCTCGATCCCTTCAAGGAGCGGCGCACGATGTGGCTGTTCAAGCGGTACGGGCTGCCGCCGCTGTACTGGCACGGCATGCTCACCGGCCGCCTCTGA
- a CDS encoding rhodanese-like domain-containing protein has protein sequence MARETTQEAFAAAWADGGLVVDVREADEYAAGHVPGARLMPLRSVPVRCDELPVDRPVYVICASGNRSRTAADWMNSHGIDACSVAGGTGAWARAGRPIATGHHEHAA, from the coding sequence GTGGCACGTGAAACAACACAGGAGGCGTTCGCCGCAGCCTGGGCCGACGGCGGGCTGGTGGTCGACGTACGGGAGGCGGACGAGTACGCGGCCGGGCACGTACCGGGCGCGCGGCTGATGCCGCTGCGCTCCGTACCGGTCCGGTGCGACGAACTGCCCGTAGACCGGCCGGTGTATGTGATCTGCGCCAGCGGCAACCGCAGCAGGACCGCCGCCGACTGGATGAACTCCCACGGCATCGACGCCTGCTCCGTGGCCGGTGGCACCGGCGCCTGGGCCCGCGCCGGGCGCCCCATCGCAACCGGACACCACGAGCACGCAGCCTGA
- a CDS encoding sensor histidine kinase encodes MCRHGARRRGRDGDPRTAAPLPGAGGLPGGHDRVGCGGGTATARAPAAGDRGARARTDGPGELGGLARAFDATADDVTRAEQARHPLAADVAHERRTPLASFQAGLKELRDGYAHPSAGCLGCLHDQALRLGRIMDYLGELAEAESARLFLHLAEVDVTAVAEREAGLRTAGPTVRVVPHPAPLPVRADADRLHQALGDLLRNTARHCRAGDTVTVTTSGTPVEALVEAADTGPGIPSDELPRVFERLWRGARARAAGGSGIDLAVVKKLITAHGGAVCVDSGPDGGTRMTLRMPRTAVPQGSRPATSGELPGGQIPRGVFDAALRAAVPSPERYPRG; translated from the coding sequence ATGTGCCGCCACGGTGCTCGTCGTCGAGGACGAGACGGAGATCCGCGAACTGCAGCGCCACTACCTGGAGCGGGCGGGCTACCCGGTGGTCACGACCGCGTCGGGTGCGGAGGCGGCACAGCCACCGCCCGTGCGCCGGCCGCCGGGGACCGCGGTGCCCGGGCCCGGACCGACGGGCCCGGTGAGCTCGGCGGCCTCGCCCGTGCCTTCGACGCCACGGCCGACGACGTCACCCGGGCCGAGCAGGCCCGCCACCCGCTCGCCGCGGACGTGGCCCACGAACGGCGTACGCCCCTGGCCTCGTTTCAGGCGGGGCTGAAGGAACTGCGGGACGGCTACGCCCACCCGTCGGCCGGGTGCCTGGGATGCCTGCACGACCAGGCACTGCGGCTGGGCCGCATCATGGACTACCTCGGGGAACTGGCGGAGGCCGAGTCGGCCCGGCTGTTCCTGCACCTGGCCGAGGTGGACGTGACCGCCGTGGCCGAGCGCGAGGCCGGGCTGCGCACGGCCGGGCCGACCGTACGCGTTGTCCCACACCCGGCCCCCCTGCCGGTCCGCGCGGACGCGGACCGGCTGCACCAGGCCCTCGGCGATCTGCTGCGCAACACCGCCCGCCACTGCCGCGCCGGCGACACGGTCACCGTCACCACGTCCGGCACCCCGGTAGAAGCACTCGTCGAGGCGGCCGACACCGGTCCCGGCATCCCCTCCGACGAGCTGCCGCGTGTCTTCGAGCGTCTGTGGCGCGGAGCTCGCGCTCGCGCCGCAGGTGGCAGCGGTATCGACCTCGCCGTCGTCAAGAAGCTGATCACCGCCCACGGCGGAGCGGTCTGCGTCGACTCCGGGCCAGACGGTGGGACGCGGATGACCCTCCGGATGCCCAGGACCGCCGTACCGCAGGGATCACGGCCGGCGACAAGTGGCGAGTTGCCTGGCGGGCAAATACCCCGTGGGGTATTTGACGCGGCTCTCCGGGCCGCCGTACCCTCGCCAGAAAGATACCCCCGGGGGTAA